One genomic window of Euleptes europaea isolate rEulEur1 chromosome 10, rEulEur1.hap1, whole genome shotgun sequence includes the following:
- the PNRC1 gene encoding proline-rich nuclear receptor coactivator 1, with translation MVTTTAPSPFLARISAGPEDPRRFPTSLLQRLMRADPSGEGHPPGCCLVGPGGSPRPALKRVRRRKGRIRSTPASLSQSRYQQHQQHRAGLGRRNAAQGARGPPYGTPAALTEPGVETGPAEEAPAASPRSAPASKPLRKELLKNKMGKSEKTTIPYNQSVHTGVDYEQSKINRQRSKCNIQLNKSPPAKKSENNFWPESVSSDLIKNQEKKTVKDTENSKNMKSKKPIFLTEANQKENYAGAKFSEPPSPSVLPKPPSHWVGSTGQYSDQNREMMAVHLKTLLKVQA, from the exons ATGGTGACGACCACGGCGCCCTCGCCCTTCCTCGCCCGGATCTCGGCCGGCCCCGAGGACCCCCGGCGCTTCCCCACGTCCCTGCTCCAGCGCCTCATGCGGGCGGACCCCAGCGGCGAAGGCCACCCACCCGGCTGCTGCCTGGTGGGGCCCGGGGGCAGCCCCCGGCCGGCGCTGAAGAGAGTGCGGAGGCGGAAAGGGAGGATCCGCTCCACCCCCGCCAGCCTCTCCCAGAGCCGTTACCAACAGCACCAACAGCATCGCGCCGGCCTGGGGCGGAGGAACGCCGCGCAGGGGGCGCGCGGGCCCCCCTACGGCACCCCCGCGGCGTTAACAGAGCCCGGCGTCGAAACGGGCCCGGCCGAGGAAGCTCCGGCGGCTTCCCCGAGGTCCGCCCCTGCCAGCAAACCGCTCAGGAAAGAG TTGTTGAAAAACAAGATGGGAAAATCTGAGAAGACTACCATTCCATAcaatcagtctgttcacacaggtgtaGACTATGAACAATCAAAAATTAACAGACAGAGGAGCAAATGTAATATACAACTAAACAAGAGTCCGCCAGCAAAAAAAAGTGAAAATAACTTTTGGCCAGAGTCAGTGTCATCTGACCTCATTAAAAACCAGGAGAAAAAAACTGTGAAAGACACAGAAAACAGCAAAAACATGAAATCAAAGAAACCCATCTTTCTGACTGAAGCTAACCAAAAAGAAAATTATGCTGGGGCAAAATTTAGTGAACCTCCTTCACCCAGTGTCCTTCCAAAGCCTCCTAGTCATTGGGTAGGAAGCACTGGCCAATATTCTGACCAAAATAGGGAGATGATGGCAGTCCATCTAAAAACTCTCTTAAAAGTTCAAGCATAG